Proteins from a single region of Mesobacillus boroniphilus:
- a CDS encoding YaaR family protein, with the protein MQNQEHKLQLEQLQQLMKEVESAGERLARSRTFKDLAKFKTLVKQFVKETVNFGMELKHSHSSNQYGEGRSLKLVETIDEKLVELTEELMDNKDEQIDILGKMGEINGLLINLYT; encoded by the coding sequence GTGCAGAATCAAGAACATAAATTGCAGCTTGAACAGCTGCAGCAATTAATGAAGGAAGTCGAGTCTGCCGGTGAGAGGCTTGCCCGGTCGAGGACGTTTAAGGACCTGGCCAAGTTCAAGACACTGGTTAAGCAGTTTGTAAAAGAAACTGTCAACTTTGGTATGGAGCTGAAGCACTCGCATAGCTCGAACCAATATGGTGAAGGCAGGTCACTGAAGCTTGTAGAAACAATTGATGAGAAGCTTGTCGAGTTGACAGAAGAGTTAATGGATAATAAAGATGAACAGATTGATATCCTCGGCAAAATGGGGGAAATCAACGGGCTGTTGATCAATTTATATACGTAA
- the holB gene encoding DNA polymerase III subunit delta', translated as MAKTWDELERLQPNVLKMIKNSILKNRIAHAYLFEGMRGTGKKEISILLAKSINCHAPVDGYKPCESCLNCKRINHGNHPDIHLVEPDGLSIKKGQIQQLQEEFSKTGVESKNKLYTIVHADRMTTNAANSLLKFLEEPHAGTVAVLITEQAQQMLPTILSRCQLINFTPLSPKNMAEQLIAIGIQPQMAPLLAQLTNNLEEALEISNDDWFAQAQKIVLKLYEVLKKNSLEAMVALQENWFMHFKEKEQIDRGLDLLLLIFKDLLYIQLGKKDQVVFLSESSRLEQFALQTSGRRLTEQMAAILEAKRKLHANMNPQLLMEELVLKLQEGSTLV; from the coding sequence TTGGCAAAGACGTGGGACGAGCTGGAGAGACTTCAGCCGAATGTTTTGAAGATGATAAAAAACAGCATCCTGAAAAATCGAATAGCCCATGCGTATTTATTTGAAGGAATGAGGGGCACTGGCAAAAAGGAGATTAGTATTCTTCTTGCCAAGAGCATCAATTGCCATGCTCCGGTTGATGGCTATAAACCTTGTGAAAGCTGCTTGAACTGCAAAAGGATCAACCATGGCAACCATCCGGATATCCATCTTGTCGAGCCTGATGGCCTGTCGATCAAGAAAGGGCAGATCCAGCAGCTTCAGGAGGAGTTTTCGAAAACAGGTGTAGAGTCAAAAAATAAGCTTTACACTATCGTCCATGCCGATCGGATGACGACAAATGCGGCGAACAGTTTGCTTAAGTTCCTTGAGGAACCGCATGCAGGAACTGTTGCCGTATTGATCACCGAGCAGGCACAGCAAATGCTGCCGACGATTTTGTCGAGATGCCAGTTGATCAATTTTACACCCTTATCTCCTAAAAATATGGCAGAACAATTGATAGCCATTGGGATACAACCGCAGATGGCACCGCTATTGGCCCAGTTAACCAATAATTTGGAAGAAGCTTTAGAGATAAGTAATGATGATTGGTTTGCACAAGCACAAAAAATAGTGTTAAAATTATATGAAGTGCTGAAGAAGAATTCACTTGAAGCTATGGTCGCGCTTCAAGAGAACTGGTTTATGCACTTTAAAGAGAAAGAACAAATCGATCGAGGTTTGGATTTATTACTTCTTATTTTTAAGGATTTACTATACATTCAGCTTGGCAAGAAAGACCAGGTTGTATTTCTAAGCGAAAGCTCACGTTTAGAACAATTTGCATTACAGACATCCGGACGGCGTCTTACCGAACAAATGGCAGCCATTCTGGAGGCGAAGAGGAAGCTGCATGCCAATATGAATCCCCAGCTGCTTATGGAAGAGCTGGTGTTAAAATTGCAGGAGGGATCTACACTTGTATGA